Below is a genomic region from Elusimicrobiota bacterium.
GCTTATGGCCTACGGCAGTATTGTATTACAGCGGCAGGAGTATGGTAAAAGCGGAGCCTTTTTGCAGCTGCGACTTCACAACAACGCGGCCCTTATGCAGCTCCGCCATTTTTTTAACGAACGCAAGCCCAAGCCCCCAGCCTTCAACCTGGCCGGTGAATGAGGCCTCTACCTGGTAGAATTTATTGAAAATGTTGTCCAGTTCTTCGCCGGGGATGCCCGGACCGTTGTCTCCTACCGACAACAGGACGTGGCCGTTCCTGCTCTGGGCGGAGATGAGAACCATTTTTTCTTTGGCCGGGTTGAATCTGACGGCGTTTTCCATAAGACATTTAAGAGCGCTTTTCGTCAGGTTCCTGTCGGCGTTCAGAATCACCGGTTCCGTAACCGATATCTGAAAGGTGATGCCCTCAACATCCCTGAAGCGGTTTTTCAGCATGTCCGTCGTTTCTTCTATAAGTTTAAGGATGTCGAAACTTGTTTTGTTCAGGGCCGTTTCATCCAGACTCTCTATGGTCACAAAATCAAGCAGATTTTCCACAAGGGCGTTCAGTTTCCGGCCCTGCGCAAATATTGTGCCTGAAGATTTTTTTATCATGTCCGGCAGATTTTTGGCCTGCGCCTCTTCGCTGAGTATCTGGGCATAGCCGTTTATCGAGGCCAGGGGCGTTTTGAATTTGTGCGAGATAAGCGACAGGAAATTCCTTGCCATACACTCTTCAAGGCGCTGGGCGGTTATATCCGAGAGTATCCAGAGCCAGCCTTCATGCAGTGAAACTCCGTCCTTGTTTTCCTTGAAAAGCTTCATGGCCGCGCCTTCCAGATA
It encodes:
- a CDS encoding GAF domain-containing sensor histidine kinase, which produces MILQSQESLEMLVMVSRLLSSKLEISELLNTIMRLASRVVGAERASLYLLDEKNKELYFDVALGLPEDVQKMRFKLDEGIAGSCAKEARSIIINDVVNDPRHSKKADAKSGYTTRSLLTCPMIIKGKVIGVVQAINKTDGDFSETDKNNFEAFASQAAIAIENSRLFSSVKEEKRKMEIVFKKIKEGAILTDTAGEITILNNSAKLYLEHDKYQFNNIKTAFQDFSIKPGLETILICDQPVSRFEAFREKPKKFYLEGAAMKLFKENKDGVSLHEGWLWILSDITAQRLEECMARNFLSLISHKFKTPLASINGYAQILSEEAQAKNLPDMIKKSSGTIFAQGRKLNALVENLLDFVTIESLDETALNKTSFDILKLIEETTDMLKNRFRDVEGITFQISVTEPVILNADRNLTKSALKCLMENAVRFNPAKEKMVLISAQSRNGHVLLSVGDNGPGIPGEELDNIFNKFYQVEASFTGQVEGWGLGLAFVKKMAELHKGRVVVKSQLQKGSAFTILLPL